ATTTTTAGCTTTTTTCTATGATTCAAAAATTTTTGCACAAGATTCTACTTCTATCAAAATTACTTTGTCTAATTCTGAAAAATGGAGTACAGATAGTGTTAAGATTTATAATTTTCTATACGACAAATGGACCTTTTTTGATAAAATAGATACAGCAACTAATTCTTGCTTTCTTAAATTTCCTTGTGAAAGAGCGATAGAACAGAATGTTTATTTAGGTAATAATAAAGGTTTTTACTTGCTTACTCTGTCAAAGGATACTATTGAAATAGGTATTGATGAAGAAGGTAAACCTATTTTTTTGAAAGGGAAAACATATAGAGAAAATCAGATTACTTATAATAAGTTAGAGGGTTATGATTATTCCAGTATGAAGGTTTGGTTGTTAGTAGATGGAAGTGAGTTAAATATAGATGAAAGTTTTTACAAAACAGATAGTCTAAATAAAAAAATACTTACTGATTATGAAATAGCTATTAAAGATTTTAAAGTTGATTCAGGTTTTGATACTTATTTCCGAAATGAAATTGATGCTCAACAAGACTCTGATTATGGTGCTATTCTATATAATATAGAAAATAAAATGGGCGAGATTCCTTCATATTACGATAAATACAAACCTAATATTAAAAATCAAATAGATGATAATTATCCATATTCTGAAAATCATATAAACTTATTATACGAACAAATACTAGATGCAAATTGTGTAGAAACAAAGCGAGAAATAAGAACTGATAAATACACTAATAAATACTATGCTTGTGCCTATCAATAAGTAAAAGAGATAAAAGACGAGCCAATAAAAAATTATCTAACTTTGAAAATCCTTGGTGGAATGTTATACAAAACTAAATGGTGGAGTAAAGAGGAAAAGTTATTCAATGAACTAATGAATCAAGTCAAAAAATTATTTCCTAATAATAAACAAGTAACAATCATAGAAGAAAAAGCTGCTCTTTTCAAACGTTTGGCAGAACACTTACCCTCTCCTAATTTCACATTAAAAGATAAAAATAACAAGAAGGTGTCTTTATCTGACTTTAAAGGAAAATATGTTTTTTTTACCTTCATAGATTCTGCTGCTCAAAATCTTGAAGTTAATTCATGGTATTCAAATCTACTCTACAAAGAATACACGGATGAAAAAATAGCTTTTCTTTATATTTTTGTAAATGGAACAGAAGAAAGTTGGAAAAATTTAATTTCTACACAAGAAGTTGAGGGAATACACCTTTTTGCTAATAAAGAACAAAGCAAAGAATTGTATGAAAATTATGGTAAGCAGATTTATAAAATTAAATCAAGTAATTATCAAATGAGTAGATATGGTATAGATACTACAAATTATCAAGTAGTTTTCATAAATAAAGAAGGATACTCCATAAGTAATAGTTTATATCTAGGTCATAATATGGATTGGATAGCCAAGAAGATTTTGAATGGAGAGTAATTCAGTATTTAATCAAAATCAAAACATGGTTTCATTTTTGATTATTTCACTTTTGAATGCTTTATTTCTACTCAAAAATACAATAAATTATAGCTTTTTCTACTTTTGTTAGTATATTAGCCTATCTTTTAGAGGCTTGGTTGAATAAAGATTCCAAAATTCCTATCTACTTCTGTTTTATAGTTTATAAATTCTTTTTTTCTATTTCCCTTTTATTGTGGCAATACGTCCTAATTCTTACAAAATCTTAGTGGCTGATGATTATGATAGCAATTTAGCTGTCATTGAGAGTATTTTCGAAGAATCTGGTCAAGTATTCGAAATTATTTATGCAAGTGATGGGCTTTCAGCTTACGAACAAGGAATTTCAGAATCTCCTGATTTAATAATTATGGACTGGGAAATGCCTCAAATGACAGGCATTGAAGCTGTTAGAAAACTGAAATCAAGACCAGATACACAACACATTCCAATAATCATGACGACAGCATTTACTTCGTCTGAACATTTGGAAACTGCTCTTCAAGCAGGTGCAATAGATTATGTTCGCAAGCCGATTGATGAAGTAGAGCTTTTGGCTCGTGTTAATTCTGCGCTACAACTGGTTACTTCTTACAAACAAATATTAGCTCAAAAAGACGAGATTCAAGAGAAAACAAAGAAATTAGAAGCTGCTTTTGATGAAATAGAAAAGAAAAACGATAAAATTATGAGTAGTATCAAATATGCAAAACGCATACAAGATGCTCTTCTCCAACCTGCTGCCTCATTACAAAACTTAATCAAAGACTCATTTATTCTCTACAAACCTCGTGATGTAGTGAGTGGCGATTTTTATTGGTTTTGTGAAAAAGATGGAAAAATTGTTATTGCTGCCGTCGATTGTACAGGTCATGGTGTTCCAGGGGCATTTATGTCTATGCTTGGAGATACTTATCTCAATCAAGTTGTTGGTGTAATGGGAATTATTGAACCGAATGAAATTCTTAGTCAGCTTCATGAATCTATCCGAATGGCTCTCAAGCAAGATTCTACACAGAATCGTGATGGAATGGATATTACTATTTGTGTAGTAGATAAGAAAGAAAGAACGCTCAAGTTTGCAGGAGCAAAAAACCCATTGGTTTATATTCGTGATGGTGAAGTTATTAGAGTAAAGGGAGATACAGCTTCTATTGGTGGAAAAAATGCAGAACTTACCTTTACAACACATACCATCGAACTGACTGATGAACCAACTCCATTTTATATTTATTCAGATGGCTATCAAGACCAGTTTAGTAGTGGAATGCACAGTAAATTTATGGCAAAACGCTTCCGAAAACTACTTCATAAAGTTCATAAATATCCATTTGCAGAACAAAAAGACATCTTAAATCATATTCTAAAAGATTGGATGCGCCAAACTCGCCAAGTAGATGATATTTTGGTCATTGGTTTTGCTATTTGATATTCAAATAATTAAGGTCAAAATTATTTTCTAAACAAGGTTGATTCAATCTTTAATTATTGCTTCTCTTAGCGAAAAGGTAAAAGTTGTTCCTTCTTTTTCTATACTTTCTACCCAAATTTTGCCATTTTGTTTTTCTACAAATTCTTTACACACCATTAGTCCTAAGCCTGTTCCTTTTTCATTGGCTGTTCCTCGTGTAGTTACGTGTTGGTCTGTAATAAAAATTTTCTTTGCAATGTCTTCATTCATTCCTACTCCTGTATCTCTGACAAAAATATGAATCATTTTTTGAGCATTTTTTTCTAAAGTATTTGTATCAGCAATTGCTCCTACTGTAACTGTTCCTTCTGTATCTGTAAATTTTATAGCATTACTGATAAGGTTACGCAAAATGAAATTGAGTAAATTGTAGTCTGCTTCTACTAAAATACCCTCTTTAATTTGAGAAACCTGAAGGTTAATTTTTTTATTTTTGGCTGTTGGAAGTAATAATTCAATATTTTTTTGAATATGGTCTGTAATCAATAAAGGCTCTAATTTAGTTTCTAAATGCCCCATTTGCGCTCTAGACCATTGTAAAAGATTTTCTAAAAGCCCACCAACATTTCCTAGTGATTTATCAATATCTCTAGTTATTTTATTGATTTCTTCATCAGTAAACGCATTTCTGTATGAAATAAACATTTTCAAAAAGTTTTGAAGAGTTGCTAAAGGCGCACGCAAATCGTGAGAAATAATAGAAAACATGCGATCTTTAATGCTATTGGATTGAGAAAGCTCATTTTCAGATTCTTTCAGAAGTGAGTTTGTTACAGCTAATTCTTTGTTTTGTTGTTTTAGTTTTTCAGTTTGTTTTTCAACTTCTATTTCTAAGTCTTTACGTTTTTTCTCTAAAGAATGTGTTCTCATACGTACATAACCAACCAAAAGTATAAATCCTATCAGTATGCAAGCAACTAAAAACCATGTTTTTTTCCAAATCGGAGTAGCAATAGTAAACGAGTAACTTGCAGGAATATTTGCCCAAACACCATCATCATTGGTTGCCAAGACTTCAAATTCATAACTACCATCTTCTAAGTGAGAATAATAAGCAAAGTTTTGAGTCATTATTTCAGACCAATTTTCATCAAATCCCTTCAAACGATATTTGAATTTTACTTTTTCTGGATAACGAAACGTAATTGTCTTGAAATCTAAACGCAAACTATAATCATCATAAGGCAAAACTAAATCTTCTTCGAAACTTCTCTCTTCTCCAAAAATACGAAAACCACTCAAGACTACCTTTGGACGAACAAGATTGATGTGGTCATTTTGTCCGATATAATGAATGAGTCCTCTAGTAGTTCCAAACCACAAATCTCCATTATAATCTTTTTCGACGGCACTTCTATTTGCTTCTGTTCCTATAAGTCCATCAGATTGATGATAAATTT
This is a stretch of genomic DNA from Bernardetia sp. MNP-M8. It encodes these proteins:
- a CDS encoding redoxin domain-containing protein — translated: MKILGGMLYKTKWWSKEEKLFNELMNQVKKLFPNNKQVTIIEEKAALFKRLAEHLPSPNFTLKDKNNKKVSLSDFKGKYVFFTFIDSAAQNLEVNSWYSNLLYKEYTDEKIAFLYIFVNGTEESWKNLISTQEVEGIHLFANKEQSKELYENYGKQIYKIKSSNYQMSRYGIDTTNYQVVFINKEGYSISNSLYLGHNMDWIAKKILNGE
- a CDS encoding response regulator; this translates as MAIRPNSYKILVADDYDSNLAVIESIFEESGQVFEIIYASDGLSAYEQGISESPDLIIMDWEMPQMTGIEAVRKLKSRPDTQHIPIIMTTAFTSSEHLETALQAGAIDYVRKPIDEVELLARVNSALQLVTSYKQILAQKDEIQEKTKKLEAAFDEIEKKNDKIMSSIKYAKRIQDALLQPAASLQNLIKDSFILYKPRDVVSGDFYWFCEKDGKIVIAAVDCTGHGVPGAFMSMLGDTYLNQVVGVMGIIEPNEILSQLHESIRMALKQDSTQNRDGMDITICVVDKKERTLKFAGAKNPLVYIRDGEVIRVKGDTASIGGKNAELTFTTHTIELTDEPTPFYIYSDGYQDQFSSGMHSKFMAKRFRKLLHKVHKYPFAEQKDILNHILKDWMRQTRQVDDILVIGFAI